TTCACAATATTGTGATCTTAGTACATGCAAAGTGAAACAAATTCAAGGCACGcatacacaaaatacacattttggaCCAATTTACTGTGTCAAAGTTGTTTTGTGCTCAACATGTTGAAAATATCACAATACCAAACGGCACACTTAATTACATTCCAGAGATATACAGCACTAACATTGTAAAGATTCACAACTGAAGTGGAAACAGGAATGTTCAAGCATGTACAAAAGCTTAAATCTCTGTAATTTTCTTTATTAAGTGTAAGCAACAGTCTTGGAATTTATATCCAATCTCAGTCAACATTGAAAATTAAAGGCgtttcaacaaaaacactgTTGCTCGTTTTAATTCCATGAAAAATAAGTTATCATACAACATATCCATATGAAACAATGTACAAAGTCCGTGCATCAATgcacagcaaaaataatatccGGAAATTATGAGTGTCAGGTGTGAACATGCTGACTGAGTGCTGGAATGAGGAGTGGTTTCAAATTGGCATTATCTATGAACGGCACATCATCAGTCCAGGCATGATTAAAGCGCCATCCACCCATGGTGGTAATGTTGTAGATGGCAAACAATAACAGACTGAAGCAAGCAGGAAACCAGGAGGTAGGCATGTCCGCAAATGTACAGCGCAGCGTGGCACAGAAGTATTAAGGGCTGAATTAAAAGTAGTTTTCGATAGGGCGTGTTTGGATTTCAGCCCGACTTGAACAGTAGAATGGCCACTTGACCCAGGTAGAAGTAGATGAAATGCTTCGTCTCGTGCGTCACGTAGCTGCCAAAGTTCCTCCCAACAATGCAATGCCAGGTGGGATTGTACTTCTTGTCAAACTCCTGCAGGGGAGACAATGACGGGTATCAATAAATGTTACACCTTTGCACTACTCATTTGATATTGATCTAATGTACCTTTTTGACATAAGCAGCGATATCCTTCTCAATGTTGTACTTTTCCATAGCCTGCATGGCACAGTCTACCGCATCCTGCTGCATCTCATCAGACATGTCTGCATTCTTTATAACGGCCTTCTTGTCCGACATTTTGGCTTTTTGACTgcgaaggagaaaaaaagtaataatcaGAGACATTTCTTACTAGTTCCAGTTCAAACAGTGAGCCTCGTCTTTCCATTTCCGCTGCGAACAGTTACTAGCTGCTGTAGTTAGGGGTCTACTTGTTTGCATGTTGAATTTACCATTGAGAGTTAAATAAGACTGGCACCCATCAAATCCAATTAACTGGATAGGAGGTCTTATGAAGCAGGATTACCAAGTCACCTGGATAACTTGCAGGAAAAACCTCACGTGGGCTTCACGGAGAGTTGTTCTGGGTCATACTTAGTGCAGTTATATAGACAACTCAGTAATGTGGGTTTGCGAGACGTGTACGGCAGTAAGCCCTAAAAGAAGTCTGCTGCCATGATGTACATATTGGCTGGGGCAGATTAATGCACAGGCAGGCCTAGGCTGCAGCCTAGGGGCCTCATGTTTGCAAGGGTCCCAGATTGGACAATTATtcctaattatttaaatgtacttcagagagaaaaaaaacaaaaactttaccCCTATTGGCCCAtaagaaacattaaaaaattaaGCAGCTGATTGGGTAGATGTGGGCTGACCTTATGAACCACGCCCCATGATGTGACAAGGTTCATAAGGTCAATTTGGTTTTCAAATAATACATCACTACTGGACAGAATAGcggtaaaatgaaaatatgaccACGGCGCACAAAAACGAAAAGCAGAACGGCTGAAAGAACACCGTGATCTACTAAAGAAAATCCCTAAATTGACTAGATATTTCAAGGTTTAGATTAA
This portion of the Sebastes umbrosus isolate fSebUmb1 chromosome 17, fSebUmb1.pri, whole genome shotgun sequence genome encodes:
- the LOC119475282 gene encoding dynein light chain 2, cytoplasmic-like produces the protein MSDKKAVIKNADMSDEMQQDAVDCAMQAMEKYNIEKDIAAYVKKEFDKKYNPTWHCIVGRNFGSYVTHETKHFIYFYLGQVAILLFKSG